From Coccinella septempunctata chromosome 4, icCocSept1.1, whole genome shotgun sequence, a single genomic window includes:
- the LOC123312077 gene encoding piggyBac transposable element-derived protein 2-like, translated as MSRRNVFKNLDNAVEYLFSEQIEADLLALPPEVDELTDEEPLEEENPSGLPADIAGFIELQEHDSVESSDEDNVPLADLVSVSAPKKLRKETPKKLIPKWEKVNPSYEHFEPEHDFLEKDENLKTSMRDKTVVDLFEQFFDDAVYDLIFEETMRYAAQKNKHNFSITKDEIKIFIGFLLFSGYHTLPSERDYWSDDDDLGQSIVKNALSRNAYLEIKSMIHVQDNTKAHENRADKSFKIRPLLDKMNENFQKFGLFQENLSIDEMIVR; from the coding sequence ATGAGTAGAAGAAACGTTTTTAAAAATCTGGACAATGCAGTAGAATACttattttctgaacaaatagaagCAGACTTGTTAGCCTTACCTCCAGAAGTGGATGAACTCACTGATGAGGAGCCCCTTGAAGAGGAGAACCCATCCGGCTTGCCAGCAGATATTGCTGGATTTATTGAGCTTCAAGAGCACGATTCTGTAGAAAGTAGTGATGAAGACAATGTGCCATTAGCTGACTTAGTATCTGTATCAGCACCTAAAAAACTTAGGAAAGAAACTCCCAAAAAGCTGATTCCAAAGTGGGAAAAAGTAAACCCGAGTTATGAACACTTTGAACCAGAACATGATTTTCTGGAGaaagatgaaaatttgaaaacttccATGCGCGACAAGACTGTTGTGGAtttatttgaacaattttttgatGATGCCGTTTACGATTTGATTTTCGAGGAGACTATGAGATATGCTGCACAGAAAAATAAGCATAATTTTTCTATAACAaaagatgaaataaaaattttcatcggGTTTCTTTTATTTAGCGGCTACCACACATTACCATCTGAGCGCGATTATTGGTCCGACGATGATGATTTGGGGCAATCCATCGTCAAAAATGCTTTGAGCAGGAATGCCTATCTCGAGATAAAGTCGATGATTCATGTGCAGGATAATACAAAAGCTCATGAAAATCGTGCCGATAAATCATTCAAAATTAGGCCATTGTTggataaaatgaatgaaaattttcaaaagttCGGTTTATTCCAAGAAAACCTTTCTATTGACGAGATGATCGTAAGATAA